A stretch of the Erinaceus europaeus chromosome 23, mEriEur2.1, whole genome shotgun sequence genome encodes the following:
- the LOC132535535 gene encoding uncharacterized protein LOC132535535 isoform X1, translated as MDLQGPQDNMGGPKAQGRQQPPPKPPHRNKGRVIWYPGSCPYTDWTPPLEIQSQGVAGLQEPEGELQPMQQMTTRDTLDRGYHIAGGLSPPNIEEQMPPTTKEAESPAADAHRGHAGYRGRHTCPYSDWPPPLEDKPQVGSGPQDSEGELKPVQQPEFPNSQPPQGSDSGRRYRPSRQGADWKQEICCPARGQQVNRSCGGRPRGWGDVLMFSTALKPAGPSALP; from the exons ATGGACCTGCAAGGTCCCCAGGACAATATGGGAGGGCCTAAGGCTCAGGGAAGGCAACAGCCTCCTCCCAAGCCCCCACACAGGAACAAGGGCAGAGTTATCTGGTACCCAGGGTCCTGTCCCTATACTGACTGGACCCCTCCCTTAGAGATCCAATCTCAGGGGGTGGCAGGACTCCAGGAGCCTGAAGGGGAACTGCAACCCATGCAGCAG ATGACCACGCGGGACACACTGGACAGAGGGTATCACATAGCAGGTGGCCTGAGCCCTCCTAACATTGAAGAGCAGATGCCCCCTACCACCAAGGAAGCTGAGTCCCCCGCTGCAG ATGCTCACAGGGGACATGCAGGATACAGAGGAAGACATACCTGTCCTTACAGTGACTGGCCACCTCCCCTAGAGGACAAACCTCAGGTGGGGTCAGGACCCCAGGATTCTGAAGGGGAACTGAAACCTGTACAGCAG CCTGAATTTCCAAACTCACAGCCCCCCCAGGGCAGTGATTCAGGGAGAAGGTACAGACCCTCAAGACAAGGAGCTGACTGGAAGCAGGAAATTTGCTGCCCTGCCCGAGGACAGCAGGTGAATCGCTCCTGTGGGGGCAGacccagggggtggggagatgtcCTCATGTTCTCCACAGCCCTGAAGCCTGCAGGCCCTTCTGCTTTGCCCTAG
- the LOC132535535 gene encoding uncharacterized protein LOC132535535 isoform X2 yields the protein MDLQGPQDNMGGPKAQGRQQPPPKPPHRNKGRVIWYPGSCPYTDWTPPLEIQSQGVAGLQEPEGELQPMQQMTTRDTLDRGYHIAGGLSPPNIEEQMPPTTKEAESPAADAHRGHAGYRGRHTCPYSDWPPPLEDKPQVGSGPQDSEGELKPVQQMASQGQAGHRGGHVRWPVPL from the exons ATGGACCTGCAAGGTCCCCAGGACAATATGGGAGGGCCTAAGGCTCAGGGAAGGCAACAGCCTCCTCCCAAGCCCCCACACAGGAACAAGGGCAGAGTTATCTGGTACCCAGGGTCCTGTCCCTATACTGACTGGACCCCTCCCTTAGAGATCCAATCTCAGGGGGTGGCAGGACTCCAGGAGCCTGAAGGGGAACTGCAACCCATGCAGCAG ATGACCACGCGGGACACACTGGACAGAGGGTATCACATAGCAGGTGGCCTGAGCCCTCCTAACATTGAAGAGCAGATGCCCCCTACCACCAAGGAAGCTGAGTCCCCCGCTGCAG ATGCTCACAGGGGACATGCAGGATACAGAGGAAGACATACCTGTCCTTACAGTGACTGGCCACCTCCCCTAGAGGACAAACCTCAGGTGGGGTCAGGACCCCAGGATTCTGAAGGGGAACTGAAACCTGTACAGCAG ATGGCCTCTCAAGGACAAGCAGGACACAGAGGGGGACACGTCAGGTGGCCTGTGCCCTTGTGA